Proteins from a genomic interval of Beijerinckia indica subsp. indica ATCC 9039:
- a CDS encoding uroporphyrinogen-III synthase, protein MLVLITRPFEEALRSAAKLEGAGYSALLSPVLTMRATGASWPEGVVDGVIATSAQAFDLLVLRPEWPLPEALRLMPLWLVGDRTGDAAHRKGFDGPVRLAPHAKLLAQEITAALSPPARLIYLAGQDRKPDLEKKLSKAGLTVEAQEIYAAEAVDQLSDIALESLRRNDVGAAMHYSRRSAEIFLGLMRKAELDPATFVHICMSEDVAVPLKDAGCATQVAATSNEEGMLDALKAIAAARESSRES, encoded by the coding sequence GTGCTGGTTCTGATCACGAGGCCTTTCGAGGAAGCCCTGCGCAGCGCCGCCAAGCTCGAGGGAGCCGGCTATTCCGCGCTCTTGTCGCCGGTCCTCACCATGCGCGCCACGGGAGCCTCCTGGCCCGAGGGCGTCGTTGATGGCGTGATCGCGACCAGCGCCCAAGCTTTCGATCTTTTGGTTCTGCGGCCTGAATGGCCCTTGCCGGAAGCGCTTCGTCTGATGCCGCTATGGCTCGTCGGAGATCGAACGGGCGATGCGGCGCACCGCAAGGGATTTGACGGTCCGGTACGATTAGCTCCCCATGCGAAACTCCTAGCGCAGGAAATTACCGCCGCCCTTTCGCCGCCAGCGCGCCTCATCTATCTCGCAGGCCAGGATCGCAAGCCCGATCTCGAAAAGAAATTGAGCAAGGCGGGTCTGACCGTTGAAGCCCAGGAAATCTACGCCGCGGAGGCGGTTGACCAATTGAGCGATATCGCCCTTGAGTCCTTGAGGCGCAATGATGTTGGCGCGGCCATGCATTATTCACGGCGCAGCGCCGAGATTTTTCTTGGCCTGATGCGGAAGGCCGAACTCGATCCGGCGACATTCGTGCATATCTGCATGTCGGAGGATGTGGCTGTGCCGCTGAAAGATGCCGGTTGCGCGACGCAGGTAGCCGCAACCTCGAATGAAGAAGGCATGCTCGACGCGCTTAAGGCCATAGCCGCCGCGCGGGAGTCTTCTCGGGAGTCTTGA
- the ruvC gene encoding crossover junction endodeoxyribonuclease RuvC has protein sequence MMPPRLRILGIDPGLRNMGWGIVELLGSNLTYVASGVVHSDGKGELAHRLKDLHVGLAGVIDAYTPHEAAIEETFVNRDPQSTLKLGQARGIALVVPALADLAVAEYAANLIKKTVTGNGHAEKQQVAMMVKILLPKSDAGSADAVDALAVAITHAQLRRNPAALKSQAMIGQGR, from the coding sequence ATGATGCCGCCGCGCCTGCGCATCCTCGGCATTGACCCTGGCTTGCGCAATATGGGCTGGGGCATTGTCGAACTTCTGGGTTCGAATCTCACCTATGTGGCAAGCGGCGTCGTGCATTCGGATGGCAAGGGTGAACTCGCCCATCGCTTGAAGGATTTGCACGTGGGGCTCGCCGGTGTCATCGACGCCTATACACCGCATGAAGCCGCGATCGAGGAGACGTTCGTCAATCGCGATCCGCAATCGACCTTGAAGCTCGGGCAGGCACGCGGAATCGCTCTGGTGGTGCCGGCACTGGCCGATCTCGCGGTCGCCGAATATGCCGCCAATCTCATCAAGAAAACAGTGACGGGCAATGGCCATGCGGAAAAGCAACAGGTCGCCATGATGGTCAAGATCCTGCTGCCCAAAAGCGATGCCGGCAGCGCTGATGCGGTCGATGCGCTCGCGGTCGCCATTACCCATGCGCAATTGCGGCGCAATCCCGCTGCTCTCAAAAGCCAAGCTATGATTGGTCAGGGGCGATGA
- a CDS encoding DUF3971 domain-containing protein, with the protein MPKRHASQIAQRSQGLPFHGASPGSDQEAAREPCHDAVSPAVPLTHAVPPAHGARKRRFGRKSLFGRRGLARRAVTLCGVLTGLAFITILVGGLFYLRIGQRPVLIESLGPRIASALDDRFGHGYRFFLGPTTLTRHGLRPTLSLDGFSLREATGDKEDGHDESRETSGNLLLSAPRAEVSIDSWPLLLGKVVPKRLEIFDVVLHLSVTPEGTLALASETHPDAPVVITPTAPPSTADVKNVPPQSGTAGAAARPVLVKQMGSAIRLLVDTLTNPESPIAAIDKVGITNGRLIVDDRTSNQTLTFENVTLAFNKKGEKTTFELSVEGPNGRWSAGGVASGTPNAPRRLEFQLDHLSLDEILLATGVRLIGADFDTPIAAGFTLALGADDKLLEASGHVDLSPGFVRLDDPDAEPMLVDRLDSRFHWDQTTRRVLIDEARLDAGPSHFSFGGAMALPRIESEPWTLFLKNLAPVIYGPERPKEQPIVLDDAQFTGRLMPSEKKFILDRFAINSANNGGLAMAGTLDWIDGPHLRLGASINPTPVHTALRLWPSFITAPIRAWSLAHMTEGTVQSGTMQLDYDADTLKALRAEQPIPDSAALLDFTITKAAMEFLPGVPALRNIEGTGHITGRTALITLGGGFIETANGQRLLVSDGSFKVEDFAIKPVPAVVAAKISGPAEVVGDLLSREALKAYATLPLDPTTIRGQIDGKMQLDMKIGPETGPGDTVLHVNAMVNNFSVDRLLGKEKLENATLAVIVEPEGLKATGQGHLFGAQATLDMTRAPGKPAEINASLALDEAARAKMGMSMQGLTGTIGAHLATTLANGEKLKGQVELDLTKAGIDGLLPGVSKPLGKPAKINLLAIINDEGLTLDQIVVDAGPLQAKGSIDLNADMGLIGGKFGLLRVSPGDDMKAELLRTGDTLKVIMRATTLDARPFLKNIVSSPPESGPLAAPSLSHDAAKDMSASIKTVDIDLKADVLTGYNKQVLSGADLHLVKQGDDLKQFSCAGRFGRDTIAGNLTPGNANPGSGAPQLSLSTQNAGALLSFIDLYKHMERGRLGVTLRFNGETLAGALMIDNFLLRDEPAMRRLVSEAVDQEKGANQRNIDANAVSFHKLQVRFQRSGTRLDLQEGTMYGDAIGLTVDGWLDYVHDRVDMHGTFVPAFAVNNLFSQIPVFGILLGGGANEGLFGINYRISGAASAPTLSVNPLSAIAPGFLRQMFGVGDQMPAIGQP; encoded by the coding sequence ATGCCAAAACGGCACGCGAGTCAGATCGCCCAAAGGTCCCAGGGGCTTCCTTTTCATGGGGCCTCTCCAGGGTCCGACCAGGAGGCCGCGCGGGAACCTTGCCATGATGCCGTTTCTCCGGCCGTTCCCTTGACCCATGCCGTTCCCCCGGCCCATGGCGCACGCAAACGACGCTTCGGGCGCAAAAGCTTATTCGGCCGCAGAGGTTTGGCGCGCCGGGCCGTGACCCTCTGCGGCGTTCTCACGGGTCTCGCCTTCATCACTATACTCGTTGGTGGTCTATTCTATCTGCGGATCGGACAAAGACCCGTTCTGATCGAAAGCCTGGGACCGCGGATCGCCAGCGCCCTCGACGATCGTTTTGGTCATGGCTACCGATTCTTCCTCGGTCCCACGACCTTGACCCGGCATGGTTTGCGGCCGACCTTGAGCCTGGACGGTTTCTCCCTGCGCGAGGCCACGGGCGATAAGGAGGACGGGCACGATGAGAGCCGGGAAACCTCCGGCAATCTTCTTCTGAGCGCGCCGCGCGCCGAGGTGTCGATCGATTCCTGGCCATTGCTGCTCGGCAAGGTCGTTCCCAAAAGACTCGAAATCTTCGACGTTGTCCTGCACCTTTCGGTGACACCCGAAGGGACGCTTGCTCTCGCCTCGGAGACGCATCCGGACGCCCCCGTCGTGATAACTCCGACGGCGCCCCCGTCCACCGCCGATGTAAAGAATGTTCCGCCGCAATCGGGAACCGCCGGCGCGGCGGCGCGTCCCGTCCTCGTCAAACAAATGGGATCGGCCATCAGGCTTCTGGTCGATACATTGACCAATCCGGAAAGCCCGATCGCGGCGATCGACAAGGTTGGCATCACCAATGGAAGGCTGATCGTTGACGACCGGACGAGCAATCAGACGCTGACTTTCGAGAATGTGACCCTTGCCTTCAACAAGAAGGGGGAAAAGACCACGTTCGAACTCTCGGTCGAGGGGCCGAATGGGCGCTGGAGCGCGGGAGGCGTGGCGAGCGGCACGCCGAATGCGCCCCGCCGGCTCGAATTCCAACTCGATCATCTGTCTCTCGACGAGATCCTCCTTGCCACTGGCGTGCGGTTGATCGGCGCCGATTTCGATACGCCAATTGCGGCGGGCTTTACGCTTGCCCTCGGCGCCGATGATAAATTGCTCGAAGCCTCAGGCCATGTCGATCTGAGCCCCGGTTTCGTGCGGCTCGATGATCCCGATGCCGAGCCCATGCTGGTCGACCGGCTCGATAGCCGTTTTCACTGGGACCAGACGACACGGCGCGTGCTCATTGACGAGGCGCGCCTTGATGCCGGCCCCTCGCATTTCTCGTTCGGTGGCGCCATGGCCTTGCCGCGCATCGAAAGCGAGCCCTGGACGCTTTTTCTCAAAAATCTCGCACCGGTCATCTACGGGCCTGAACGTCCGAAGGAACAGCCGATCGTCCTCGACGACGCGCAATTCACCGGCCGGCTGATGCCGTCAGAAAAGAAATTCATTCTCGATCGTTTCGCCATCAACAGCGCCAACAATGGTGGCCTCGCCATGGCCGGCACCCTCGATTGGATCGATGGACCCCATCTGCGTCTCGGCGCTTCCATCAACCCGACGCCGGTGCATACGGCCTTGCGGCTCTGGCCGTCCTTCATCACGGCGCCGATCCGTGCCTGGTCTCTCGCCCATATGACCGAAGGCACCGTGCAGTCGGGGACGATGCAACTCGATTATGACGCGGACACGCTGAAGGCCTTGCGGGCGGAACAGCCCATTCCCGACAGCGCGGCTTTGCTCGATTTCACGATCACCAAGGCCGCCATGGAATTTTTGCCGGGCGTTCCCGCCCTGCGCAATATCGAGGGAACCGGCCATATTACCGGGCGCACGGCGCTGATCACGCTCGGCGGTGGCTTCATCGAGACGGCCAACGGCCAGCGTCTTCTCGTCAGTGATGGCAGTTTCAAGGTCGAGGATTTCGCCATCAAGCCTGTCCCGGCGGTGGTCGCCGCCAAAATCTCGGGTCCGGCCGAGGTGGTCGGTGACCTCCTGTCGCGCGAGGCTCTCAAGGCCTATGCCACTTTGCCGCTCGATCCGACGACGATCAGAGGCCAGATCGACGGCAAGATGCAGCTCGACATGAAGATCGGACCGGAGACCGGGCCGGGCGATACCGTCCTCCACGTCAATGCGATGGTCAATAATTTCTCCGTCGACCGCCTGCTCGGCAAGGAAAAGCTCGAGAATGCCACGCTCGCCGTTATCGTTGAGCCGGAGGGGCTCAAGGCCACCGGCCAGGGCCATCTCTTTGGGGCTCAGGCGACTCTCGACATGACGAGGGCCCCCGGCAAGCCAGCCGAAATCAATGCCAGTCTCGCCCTTGACGAAGCCGCGCGTGCCAAGATGGGCATGAGCATGCAAGGCCTCACGGGCACTATCGGGGCGCATCTGGCCACGACGCTCGCCAATGGAGAAAAACTGAAGGGCCAAGTCGAACTCGATCTCACGAAAGCCGGCATCGATGGCCTCCTCCCCGGTGTCTCGAAACCGCTCGGCAAGCCTGCGAAGATCAATCTTCTCGCCATCATCAACGACGAAGGTCTCACCCTCGATCAGATCGTTGTCGATGCCGGTCCCTTGCAGGCGAAGGGGAGCATCGACCTCAATGCCGACATGGGCCTCATCGGCGGCAAGTTCGGGCTCCTGCGGGTCTCGCCGGGTGATGACATGAAGGCCGAATTGCTGCGGACCGGCGACACACTCAAGGTGATCATGCGCGCAACGACGCTCGACGCCCGGCCGTTTTTGAAAAATATCGTCTCCTCGCCCCCGGAATCCGGTCCTCTGGCCGCCCCTTCTTTGTCCCACGATGCCGCCAAGGACATGAGCGCATCAATCAAGACGGTCGATATCGATCTGAAGGCGGATGTCTTGACCGGCTACAACAAGCAGGTGTTGAGCGGTGCTGATCTGCATCTCGTCAAACAGGGCGATGACCTGAAGCAATTTTCCTGCGCCGGGCGGTTTGGGCGCGATACGATCGCCGGCAATCTCACGCCCGGCAATGCCAACCCTGGTTCAGGCGCGCCGCAGCTTTCGCTCTCGACCCAGAATGCCGGTGCGCTCCTGTCCTTCATCGATCTCTACAAACATATGGAGCGCGGCCGGTTGGGCGTGACCTTACGTTTCAATGGCGAGACGCTGGCCGGTGCCTTGATGATCGACAATTTCCTGCTGCGCGACGAGCCCGCCATGCGCCGCCTCGTGAGCGAGGCGGTTGATCAGGAAAAGGGCGCCAATCAACGCAATATCGACGCGAATGCGGTCTCCTTCCACAAGCTCCAGGTGCGTTTCCAGCGCTCCGGCACGCGTCTCGATCTCCAGGAAGGGACGATGTATGGCGATGCGATCGGCCTGACCGTCGATGGCTGGCTGGATTATGTCCATGATCGCGTGGACATGCATGGCACATTCGTGCCGGCCTTCGCGGTGAATAATCTGTTCTCGCAGATTCCGGTGTTCGGCATTCTGCTCGGCGGCGGCGCGAATGAAGGCCTGTTCGGCATCAATTACCGTATCAGCGGCGCGGCCAGCGCCCCGACCTTGAGTGTCAATCCGCTCTCCGCCATAGCGCCCGGCTTCCTGCGGCAGATGTTCGGTGTCGGCGATCAGATGCCGGCCATCGGTCAGCCATAA
- the ruvA gene encoding Holliday junction branch migration protein RuvA, which translates to MIGKLTGLVDSQGEDHVILDVQGVGYIVFCSSRTLRLLPKPGASTALLIEMQVREDAIRLFGFPSEVERDWFRLLQSVQGVGAKVALALQGLLSATELAQAIALQDKASLGRAPGVGPKLAARLITELKDKMPALGPVDSLTAKLTIAEAEGTAPVAAQDAITALVNLGYGRPQAAAAVATSLEALGETAPLADLIRRGLKELAR; encoded by the coding sequence ATGATCGGCAAGCTGACCGGCCTCGTGGATAGCCAAGGGGAGGATCATGTGATCCTCGACGTGCAGGGCGTCGGCTACATCGTCTTTTGTTCGAGCCGGACTTTGCGGCTCCTGCCGAAGCCCGGCGCGTCGACCGCGCTCCTCATCGAGATGCAGGTGCGCGAGGATGCGATCAGACTTTTTGGCTTTCCCTCGGAAGTCGAGCGCGACTGGTTCCGCCTGTTGCAATCGGTGCAAGGCGTCGGTGCGAAGGTTGCGCTCGCTTTGCAGGGCCTGCTCAGTGCCACCGAGCTTGCGCAGGCGATTGCCCTTCAGGACAAAGCCTCTCTTGGCCGTGCACCTGGAGTCGGCCCGAAACTCGCCGCCCGCCTCATCACGGAATTGAAGGATAAAATGCCGGCGCTCGGGCCGGTCGATTCCCTGACAGCAAAGCTCACTATTGCCGAAGCAGAGGGTACGGCGCCTGTCGCCGCGCAAGACGCGATCACCGCTCTCGTTAATCTCGGCTATGGCCGGCCTCAAGCGGCGGCGGCTGTCGCGACATCGCTCGAAGCTTTGGGAGAAACGGCGCCGCTCGCCGATTTGATTCGCCGCGGCCTGAAGGAATTGGCGCGGTAG
- a CDS encoding ABC transporter permease, translated as MSNGSTAAHGFSLRQYWICLKGIIWRETLRYLHQRERFISALVRPLVWLFIFAAGFRAGAGLPSMPPYAGPVPYEIYIAPGLMAVIQLFNGMQSSLSMVYDREMGNMRILLVSPFPRWFLLSAKLLAGTMVSLLQVYAFLAIAFFWDIGPPDVWGYVAVLPALILSGLMLGALGMLLSSLVKQLENFAGVMNFVIFPMFFASTALYPLARVQEGSPKLAFISALNPFTHAVELIRFAFYEQFEPLALAVVLGATLIFMGGAILAYDPARGMLARRGE; from the coding sequence ATGAGCAACGGATCCACGGCCGCGCATGGCTTCAGCCTCAGACAATATTGGATCTGCCTCAAAGGGATTATCTGGCGCGAGACCTTGCGTTATCTGCATCAGCGCGAGCGTTTCATATCCGCATTGGTGCGCCCGCTTGTCTGGCTGTTCATTTTCGCGGCGGGGTTTCGCGCCGGGGCTGGCCTCCCGTCCATGCCCCCTTATGCGGGGCCTGTCCCTTATGAGATCTATATTGCGCCGGGGCTGATGGCCGTCATTCAGCTCTTCAACGGCATGCAATCCTCGCTTTCAATGGTCTATGATCGCGAGATGGGAAATATGCGGATCTTGCTGGTGAGCCCCTTTCCGCGCTGGTTCCTGCTCAGCGCGAAGCTCCTCGCCGGAACCATGGTCTCGCTGCTCCAGGTCTATGCGTTTCTGGCCATTGCCTTTTTCTGGGATATCGGACCGCCCGACGTCTGGGGCTATGTCGCCGTCCTGCCGGCCTTGATTCTTTCGGGACTGATGCTCGGCGCGCTCGGCATGCTTTTGTCATCACTCGTCAAGCAGCTTGAAAATTTTGCCGGCGTGATGAATTTCGTCATTTTCCCGATGTTTTTTGCCTCGACCGCGCTGTATCCGCTCGCGCGTGTTCAGGAAGGCAGCCCCAAACTGGCGTTTATCAGTGCGCTCAATCCGTTCACCCATGCGGTGGAATTGATCCGCTTCGCCTTTTACGAGCAGTTCGAGCCTCTGGCGCTGGCCGTCGTTCTGGGGGCGACGCTTATCTTTATGGGCGGGGCGATCCTCGCCTATGATCCGGCGCGCGGCATGCTCGCGCGCCGGGGAGAGTGA
- a CDS encoding c-type cytochrome yields the protein MIKTVSFSLAAFLSLAGATAVLAAGDPEAGEKIFTTKCKVCHQIGPGAKNFVGPELNGLIGRKAGTSEGYTYSDAMKNSGLTWDEATFKDYIKNPKAKLPGIKMIFAGLPKESDQDNLTAYLATFDATGAKK from the coding sequence ATGATCAAAACTGTTTCTTTCTCCCTGGCTGCCTTTTTGAGCCTGGCCGGCGCCACCGCCGTGCTGGCCGCCGGCGATCCCGAAGCCGGTGAGAAGATCTTCACCACCAAATGCAAGGTCTGCCATCAGATCGGACCGGGCGCCAAGAATTTCGTCGGTCCGGAACTGAACGGGCTGATCGGCCGCAAGGCGGGTACGTCCGAGGGTTATACTTATTCGGATGCGATGAAGAATTCCGGTCTGACCTGGGATGAAGCGACCTTCAAGGACTATATCAAGAACCCCAAGGCCAAGCTCCCTGGCATCAAGATGATCTTCGCTGGCCTGCCGAAGGAAAGCGATCAGGACAATCTCACCGCTTATCTCGCGACCTTCGACGCCACCGGCGCCAAAAAGTAA
- the tsaD gene encoding tRNA (adenosine(37)-N6)-threonylcarbamoyltransferase complex transferase subunit TsaD — protein MLVLGIETTCDETAAAIVRLTPEGAGEILSNEVMSQIAEHAAYGGVVPEIAARAHLDVLDRLVERALERAHVSLNDLDGIAAAAGPGLIGGVMVGLTFGKALALAARKPFIAVNHLEAHALTARLTDHIAFPYLLLLVSGGHTQLIAVRGVGDYLRLGSTVDDAIGEAFDKVAKMLGLPYPGGPQVEKMAEDGNPTRFDLPRPMLGRAKPDFSLSGLKTAIRIEAERIAPLTKADVADLCASFQAAIVDTIIDRSRAGLRLFREQVGASNAMVVAGGVAANGAIRRSLMRFCGETGLRLVLPPPALCTDNGAMIAWAGVERLNLGLVDDMTFAARPRWPLDANAEAVHHGKA, from the coding sequence ATGCTTGTCCTCGGTATTGAAACCACTTGTGATGAGACAGCCGCCGCCATCGTGCGGCTGACCCCCGAGGGGGCGGGAGAAATCCTGTCCAACGAAGTCATGAGCCAGATCGCCGAACATGCCGCCTATGGCGGCGTGGTGCCGGAAATCGCCGCCAGAGCCCATCTCGACGTGCTTGACCGCCTTGTTGAACGCGCGCTCGAGCGCGCGCATGTCTCGCTCAACGATCTCGACGGCATCGCCGCCGCCGCCGGTCCCGGCCTGATCGGCGGTGTCATGGTCGGTCTGACCTTCGGCAAGGCCTTGGCGCTGGCCGCCCGCAAGCCTTTCATCGCGGTCAATCACCTCGAAGCCCATGCATTGACCGCGCGGCTGACCGATCATATCGCCTTTCCCTATCTCCTGCTTCTGGTTTCCGGCGGCCATACGCAATTGATCGCGGTCCGAGGCGTCGGTGATTATTTGCGGCTCGGCTCGACGGTCGATGACGCGATCGGCGAGGCCTTCGACAAAGTGGCCAAAATGCTGGGCCTCCCCTATCCCGGCGGACCGCAGGTCGAAAAAATGGCTGAGGACGGCAATCCCACCCGATTCGATCTGCCGCGTCCCATGCTCGGGCGGGCCAAACCTGATTTCTCACTGTCCGGTCTGAAAACGGCGATCCGCATAGAGGCCGAACGCATCGCGCCCCTGACCAAGGCCGATGTTGCCGATCTTTGCGCTTCGTTCCAGGCGGCCATCGTCGATACGATCATCGATCGCAGCCGTGCGGGCCTGCGCCTCTTCCGTGAACAGGTTGGTGCTTCCAATGCGATGGTCGTGGCGGGTGGTGTTGCGGCCAATGGTGCGATTCGCCGCTCGCTGATGCGCTTTTGCGGAGAAACCGGCCTGCGCCTGGTCCTGCCGCCGCCAGCGCTGTGTACCGATAATGGCGCGATGATCGCCTGGGCCGGGGTCGAACGCCTGAATCTCGGCCTCGTCGACGACATGACCTTTGCCGCGAGACCACGCTGGCCGCTCGATGCAAATGCCGAAGCCGTGCATCACGGCAAGGCGTGA
- a CDS encoding ABC transporter ATP-binding protein, giving the protein MIDVAALQSSSVHMPMHRDSALAVEAVSHAYGKRRALDEVSFTVAPGHFTVLLGLNGAGKSTLFSLITRLYATQSGAISLFGFNIAHDPGEALRRLGVVFQARTLDLDLSVAQNLAYHAALHGLSPHEAKQRAAQVLRQVAMGDRADDKVRDLSGGQMRRVEIARALLHHPRLLLLDEPTVGLDVKARAEILSHVRALVAKDGVAVLWATHLLDEVDPGDDVVILHQGHVLDQGKACEISMRSGIQNIAEVFTRLTGSGGR; this is encoded by the coding sequence ATGATCGATGTCGCGGCGTTGCAATCGTCATCGGTGCACATGCCGATGCATCGTGACTCCGCGCTCGCGGTCGAGGCGGTCAGCCATGCTTATGGCAAAAGACGCGCGCTTGACGAGGTCTCCTTCACCGTCGCGCCCGGCCATTTTACTGTGCTGCTGGGGCTCAATGGCGCGGGCAAGAGCACGCTTTTTTCCCTGATCACGAGGCTTTATGCCACCCAATCCGGGGCGATTTCTCTTTTCGGTTTCAATATTGCGCATGATCCTGGGGAAGCCTTGCGCCGACTCGGCGTCGTGTTTCAGGCCCGTACCCTCGATCTCGATCTGAGCGTTGCGCAAAATCTCGCCTATCATGCCGCCTTGCATGGATTGTCCCCGCACGAGGCGAAACAACGCGCCGCTCAGGTTCTGAGGCAAGTTGCGATGGGCGACCGGGCCGATGATAAAGTGCGCGATCTGTCGGGCGGTCAAATGCGGCGCGTCGAAATTGCCCGCGCGCTTCTGCATCACCCACGTCTGTTGCTGCTCGACGAGCCCACCGTCGGGCTAGACGTCAAGGCGCGCGCCGAAATTCTCAGCCATGTCCGTGCCCTGGTCGCCAAGGACGGTGTTGCGGTTTTATGGGCGACGCATCTGCTTGATGAAGTGGACCCAGGCGATGATGTCGTGATCCTGCATCAAGGCCATGTGCTTGATCAGGGCAAGGCCTGCGAGATCTCGATGCGTTCCGGCATCCAAAATATAGCGGAAGTCTTTACCCGGTTGACCGGGAGCGGCGGCCGATGA
- the hemC gene encoding hydroxymethylbilane synthase, giving the protein MSRNSTIANPPIDQPLPRLRLGTRGSPLALAQAHELADRLARAHGFAKEAVAITIIRTSGDMIQDRPLSLAGGKGLFTKELDQALIEGMVDLAVHSAKDLPTILPEDLIIAGYLPREDVRDVWISPKAGHPRDLPPGSVVGTASLRRGALLKRLRPDLEVRLLRGNVETRLAKLAAGEVDATLLALAGLRRLGLADKATQVLAIEDFLPAAGQGAIGITTRRDDAATLALLAPILDPATHVALAAERGFLTVLDGSCKTPIGAHATVEHDQVTLRGIVLRPDGSEWFEACESGPLESGSLEAARELGETAARAILARLPEGFFQESAQENAQKNAKE; this is encoded by the coding sequence ATGTCGAGGAATAGCACGATCGCTAACCCGCCGATAGATCAACCCCTTCCCCGTCTGCGGCTCGGCACGCGCGGCAGCCCGCTGGCGCTTGCCCAGGCGCATGAGCTGGCAGATCGTCTTGCCCGCGCGCATGGCTTTGCGAAAGAAGCAGTTGCCATCACGATCATCCGCACGAGCGGCGACATGATTCAGGACCGGCCCCTTTCCTTGGCGGGAGGCAAGGGCCTGTTCACCAAGGAACTCGATCAGGCCTTGATCGAAGGCATGGTCGATCTCGCCGTCCATTCCGCCAAGGACCTGCCGACCATCCTGCCGGAAGACCTCATCATCGCCGGCTATTTGCCGCGCGAGGACGTGCGCGATGTCTGGATCTCCCCAAAGGCCGGCCATCCGCGCGATTTGCCGCCGGGCTCTGTCGTCGGTACGGCCTCGCTGCGGCGCGGTGCACTTTTGAAACGGCTGCGCCCCGATCTCGAAGTCAGATTATTGCGCGGCAATGTCGAGACGCGGCTCGCCAAACTGGCCGCCGGGGAGGTCGATGCGACTTTACTGGCACTGGCTGGCCTCCGTCGCCTCGGCCTTGCCGACAAGGCGACACAAGTGCTGGCGATCGAGGATTTTCTGCCCGCCGCCGGGCAGGGCGCGATCGGCATTACGACACGGCGGGATGATGCGGCCACCCTGGCGCTTCTCGCGCCGATTCTCGATCCGGCGACTCATGTGGCGCTCGCCGCCGAGCGCGGCTTCCTCACCGTGCTCGATGGGTCCTGCAAAACGCCGATCGGTGCTCATGCCACGGTCGAACACGATCAAGTCACTTTGCGCGGCATCGTCTTGCGGCCGGATGGATCGGAATGGTTCGAGGCCTGTGAAAGCGGTCCCCTTGAAAGCGGTTCCCTGGAGGCGGCGCGGGAATTAGGCGAAACCGCAGCGCGCGCTATTCTGGCGCGGTTGCCGGAAGGATTCTTCCAAGAGAGCGCCCAAGAAAATGCCCAAAAAAACGCTAAGGAGTAG
- the bcp gene encoding thioredoxin-dependent thiol peroxidase, translating into MSKKLEAGDTAPEFHLPDDRGGTLSLADFAGKKLVLYFYPKDDTSGCTKEAIDLNGLKGDFDKAGTNILGVSPDSVASHVKFKTKHKLDLALGSDETKAMLETYGVWVEKSMYGRKYMGVERTTFLIGPDGKIAKIWRKVKVPGHAEAVLEAARALA; encoded by the coding sequence ATGAGCAAAAAACTGGAAGCCGGTGACACGGCGCCAGAATTTCACCTGCCAGATGATCGTGGCGGGACCTTGTCCCTCGCCGATTTCGCGGGAAAAAAGCTCGTTCTCTATTTCTATCCCAAGGACGATACATCCGGCTGCACCAAGGAGGCGATCGATCTCAATGGCCTCAAGGGTGATTTCGACAAGGCAGGGACGAACATCCTCGGCGTCTCGCCTGATTCCGTCGCCAGCCACGTCAAGTTCAAGACCAAGCACAAGCTCGATCTCGCGCTCGGTTCCGACGAAACGAAAGCCATGCTCGAAACCTATGGCGTCTGGGTCGAGAAAAGCATGTATGGCCGCAAATATATGGGCGTCGAACGCACGACCTTCCTCATCGGCCCCGATGGCAAGATCGCCAAGATCTGGCGCAAGGTGAAAGTACCCGGCCATGCCGAGGCTGTCTTGGAGGCTGCGCGCGCCCTCGCGTGA